Proteins encoded within one genomic window of Platichthys flesus chromosome 17, fPlaFle2.1, whole genome shotgun sequence:
- the psmb2 gene encoding proteasome subunit beta type-2, whose amino-acid sequence MEYLLGITGPDFVLVASDNVAASSIIKMKHDYDKMFKLSEKILLLCVGEAGDTVQFAEYIQKNVQLYKMRNGYELSPSAAANFTRKNLADYLRSRTPYHVNLLLAGYDDTDGPGLFYMDYLSALAKAPFAAHGYGAFLTLSILDRHYKPDLTREEAMDLLRMCIQELNKRFVLNLPSFTVRLIDKDGIHDLEKLTVVPESSPALKAQ is encoded by the exons ATGGAATACTTACTCGGGATCACGGGGCCGGATTTCGTGCTCGTCGCCTCCGATAACGTCGCAGCGAGCAGCATCATTAAGATGAAACACG aCTACGACAAGATGTTCAAGCTCAGCGAGAAGattctgctcctgtgtgtcGGGGAAGCAGGAGACACTGTGCAGTTTGCAGAGTACATCCAGAAGAATGTGCAGCTCTACAAAATGAGGAATG GTTATGAACTCagtccatcagcagcagcaaactTCACACGAAAGAACCTTGCAGACTATCTCCGGAGCAGG ACTCCGTATCATGTGAACCTGTTGCTGGCGGGCTACGATGACACAGACGGCCCGGGTCTCTTCTACATGGACTACCTGTCCGCCCTGGCCAAGGCCCCCTTCGCGGCCCACGGCTATGGAGCCTTCCTCACTCTATCCATTCTTGACCGTCACTACAAACCAG aTCTGACCCGGGAGGAGGCGATGGATCTGCTGAGGATGTGCATTCAAGAA CTGAACAAGCGCTTCGTCCTGAACCTCCCCTCCTTCACAGTCCGTTTGATTGACAAGGACGGCATCCATGACCTGGAGAAGCTCACCGTCGTCCCTGAGTCCAGTCCGGCGCTGAAGGCTCAATAG
- the cdca5 gene encoding sororin produces the protein MQGGTPRSVMSESNKPSDPLRRRSPRLSSPPPPLQASLKTDNKMAAASLAVKRRITVRKIAPRKTTAPSEHDKENTPRPDGDLQQKVSTPGPNPDHGSSSTAKKKKNQKATLPSPILPPSPPPSRPQESDPDAAVWSQKVRRSYSRLSDRSLNSPDPRETLFGFEKLTTPEVGPRGRRCQPGLEASGSVTGLNSFTSLLLLEAEDGGAAQPEPDQNIPGVTLVKEKRRRRKVPQIATVELEAMAAEMNAVFEEAEEFELVVE, from the coding sequence ATGCAGGGTGGGACACCTCGAAGCGTCATGTCGGAGTCCAACAAGCCGAGCGACCCGCTGAGGAGACGCTCTCCGCGGCtgagttctcctcctcctcctcttcaggccAGCTtgaaaacagacaataaaaTGGCGGCCGCGTCTTTAGCCGTCAAACGCCGGATAACAGTGAGGAAGATCGCTCCCAGGAAAACCACCGCGCCGTCGGAGCACGACAAGGAGAACACCCCGAGGCCGGATGGAGACCTCCAGCAGAAGGTGTCCACCCCGGGTCCCAACCCGGACCACGGCAGCTCCTCCACGgctaagaagaagaagaaccagaaGGCCACTCTGCCTTCGCCgatcctccctccatccccgcCGCCCTCTCGGCCCCAGGAGTCGGACCCAGACGCCGCGGTGTGGTCCCAGAAAGTGCGCCGGTCCTACAGCCGACTCAGCGACCGGTCACTCAACAGCCCCGACCCCCGTGAGACTCTCTTCGGCTTCGAGAAGCTGACGACCCCCGAGGTGGGCCCGAGAGGGCGGCGGTGTCAACCGGGTCTGGAGGCCTCCGGGTCGGTCACCGGTCTGAACTCCTTCacgtccctgctgctgctggaggcggaGGACGGGGGCGCAGCTCAGCCCGAGCCGGACCAGAACATCCCCGGCGTGACCttggtgaaggagaagaggaggaggaggaaggtgccGCAGATCGCCACCGTGGAGCTGGAGGCGATGGCTGCGGAGATGAACGCAGTGTtcgaggaggcggaggagttcGAGCTGGTGGTGGAGTGA